A genome region from Flavobacterium sp. includes the following:
- a CDS encoding GNAT family N-acetyltransferase has product MITIREIPSKETYTVRQPVLRKGKPIESCVFEGDDLESTHHFGLSENENLTGIISLFEKINPIFAAQNQAQIRGMAVLEIHQKKGIGEALVRHCEVYCNENQIDLIWFNARTAAVGFYQKMNYQTLGEAFDIKDVGEHYLMFKKL; this is encoded by the coding sequence ATGATTACAATCAGAGAAATTCCATCAAAAGAAACTTATACCGTTCGTCAACCTGTTTTAAGAAAAGGAAAACCTATAGAAAGCTGTGTCTTTGAAGGAGACGACCTAGAATCTACGCATCATTTCGGTTTATCTGAAAACGAAAATTTAACAGGAATTATTTCGTTATTCGAAAAAATCAATCCTATATTTGCCGCTCAAAATCAAGCTCAGATTCGAGGGATGGCTGTTTTAGAAATCCACCAGAAAAAAGGAATCGGAGAAGCTTTGGTAAGACATTGCGAGGTGTATTGCAATGAAAACCAAATAGATTTAATTTGGTTCAACGCCAGAACTGCTGCTGTCGGATTCTATCAAAAAATGAATTACCAAACACTTGGCGAAGCATTTGATATTAAAGATGTTGGCGAACATTATTTGATGTTTAAAAAATTATAA
- the pepE gene encoding dipeptidase PepE produces MKSIIIASTSTLHGGNYLEYILPTLKTHFKNCKTILFIPYARPGGISHDEYTQKASEAFNSININVKGIHEFENPQDAIKNAEGIFTGGGNTFLLVTQLYKNNIMQLLSETVKNGTPYLGSSAGSNICGLSMQTTNDMPIIYPPSFQTLGLIPFNLNPHYLDADLQSKHMGETRETRIKEFHAFNSIPVLGLREGSWLEVKGEKITLKGALSARLFQQNQEAQELETESDLSDLK; encoded by the coding sequence ATGAAAAGCATTATCATTGCAAGCACTTCTACTTTGCACGGAGGCAACTACTTAGAATACATTTTACCTACTTTAAAAACACATTTTAAAAATTGCAAAACAATTTTATTTATCCCCTATGCTCGTCCAGGAGGAATTTCGCATGACGAGTATACGCAAAAAGCATCAGAAGCTTTTAACAGCATCAATATCAATGTTAAAGGAATTCATGAATTTGAGAATCCACAGGATGCAATAAAAAATGCTGAGGGAATCTTTACCGGCGGAGGAAACACTTTTTTATTGGTTACCCAGCTTTACAAAAACAATATTATGCAGTTGCTTTCTGAAACCGTAAAAAACGGCACGCCTTATCTTGGCTCAAGCGCTGGAAGCAACATTTGCGGTTTATCAATGCAGACCACAAACGACATGCCTATTATCTACCCTCCAAGCTTCCAGACTTTAGGATTAATTCCATTCAACTTAAATCCGCATTATCTGGATGCCGATTTGCAATCTAAGCACATGGGAGAAACTCGCGAAACAAGAATAAAAGAATTCCATGCTTTCAATTCAATTCCTGTTTTAGGTTTAAGAGAAGGGAGTTGGCTGGAAGTTAAAGGAGAAAAAATTACTTTGAAAGGAGCTTTGTCTGCGAGATTGTTTCAGCAAAACCAAGAAGCTCAAGAATTAGAAACAGAAAGCGATTTGAGCGATTTGAAATAA
- a CDS encoding carboxypeptidase-like regulatory domain-containing protein, whose amino-acid sequence MAGQACWSQTLERSVFNGKVTSNTLDLEGVYVINAQTEETVTTNASGSFSILAKPDDVLVFSSISFKEKRVLLKQEDFSNLNFSVNLTMVMYQLQEVVVKRYDNINAESLGIVPLGQKKYTAAERKLQTATALNATADAGMMAGGSISADPLLNFFSGRTAMLKKEVAVEKKEFFMRLLENMFSLDHFIDRLKIPADYVKGFEYYAIENDKFTAILNSKNKTSTEFLLGELAVKYKEMIAGESK is encoded by the coding sequence ATGGCGGGGCAAGCTTGCTGGTCACAAACTCTGGAACGTTCTGTTTTTAATGGGAAAGTAACTTCTAATACCTTAGATTTAGAAGGTGTTTATGTGATTAATGCGCAAACAGAAGAAACGGTAACGACAAATGCATCCGGATCTTTTTCGATTTTAGCAAAGCCTGATGACGTGCTGGTTTTTTCTTCAATAAGTTTTAAAGAAAAAAGAGTCTTATTGAAGCAAGAAGATTTTTCAAATCTTAATTTTTCTGTTAATCTTACTATGGTGATGTATCAACTGCAAGAAGTTGTTGTGAAGCGATACGATAATATTAATGCTGAAAGTTTAGGGATAGTGCCTTTAGGACAAAAGAAATACACTGCAGCGGAGCGTAAGTTGCAGACAGCGACTGCGCTAAATGCTACAGCAGATGCGGGAATGATGGCTGGAGGTTCTATTTCTGCGGATCCGTTGCTAAATTTCTTCTCTGGAAGAACGGCTATGCTTAAAAAAGAAGTTGCTGTTGAGAAGAAGGAGTTTTTTATGAGACTTCTGGAAAATATGTTTAGCCTAGATCATTTTATTGACCGATTAAAAATTCCGGCAGATTATGTGAAAGGGTTTGAATATTATGCTATAGAAAATGATAAGTTTACGGCTATTTTGAATTCTAAAAATAAAACTTCTACAGAATTTCTTTTAGGAGAATTGGCTGTTAAATATAAAGAAATGATTGCTGGTGAGAGTAAATAA
- a CDS encoding carboxypeptidase-like regulatory domain-containing protein, whose protein sequence is MRVNKIIAIVVFLFFVQIGFGQKNDVKLLAGKVQEQSSPVEGVNIINNATQATAVSDSDGNFSIAVREGDVLVFSAVNLDPVRIRIAPEHLINSSLVVKMTAKEVELKEVVVNENANITAENLGIIPYGQKKYTPAERKVYTATSTSIDKLLNKISGRTAMLKKEVNVEKKEALFRKLEYLFEENYYTDRLKIPVDDIKGFQLFCVDDADFAVSLNTKNKTMSMFLITDLARKYLIILENEK, encoded by the coding sequence GTGAGAGTAAATAAGATTATAGCCATTGTTGTTTTTCTTTTTTTTGTTCAGATTGGTTTTGGGCAAAAAAATGATGTTAAACTTTTAGCAGGAAAAGTGCAAGAGCAATCTAGTCCTGTTGAAGGAGTAAATATTATAAATAATGCTACTCAAGCAACTGCCGTTTCTGACTCTGATGGTAATTTTTCCATTGCTGTTCGGGAAGGAGATGTTTTGGTTTTTTCAGCCGTAAATCTCGATCCTGTAAGGATTAGAATTGCTCCAGAACATTTAATAAATAGCTCTTTAGTTGTAAAAATGACTGCAAAAGAAGTGGAGCTGAAAGAGGTGGTTGTTAATGAAAATGCTAATATAACAGCCGAAAATCTTGGGATTATTCCGTACGGACAAAAAAAATACACGCCAGCAGAACGAAAAGTTTATACTGCGACTTCAACATCTATTGATAAACTATTAAATAAAATTTCGGGACGGACTGCAATGCTGAAAAAAGAAGTGAATGTAGAGAAGAAAGAAGCACTTTTTAGAAAATTGGAATATCTTTTTGAGGAGAATTATTATACAGATAGATTGAAAATTCCTGTCGATGATATTAAAGGATTTCAATTATTTTGTGTGGATGATGCCGATTTTGCTGTATCTTTGAATACTAAAAACAAAACAATGAGTATGTTTTTAATTACAGATCTAGCAAGAAAATATCTAATAATTCTCGAAAATGAAAAATAA
- a CDS encoding DUF6702 family protein — MKKRIIYPLLGVLFVLTSAFAFHKFYVGVFQVNYAAEKKMLQITSRIFIDDLNNAMEKKYHKKTFVGTSKETPADVELLKKYLSEHFSIKVNGQQKVITFLSKEVEADDVLVCYSRIKDIDKFKTLEISNTILVDWNSEQQNITHISAFDTKRSVLFTESSRKELLKY; from the coding sequence ATGAAAAAAAGAATAATTTATCCCTTGCTTGGAGTTTTGTTTGTATTGACTTCGGCATTTGCTTTTCATAAATTTTATGTAGGGGTTTTTCAAGTAAATTATGCTGCTGAAAAGAAGATGCTGCAGATTACTTCCCGAATTTTTATTGATGATTTGAATAATGCTATGGAGAAAAAGTATCACAAAAAGACATTTGTTGGTACTAGCAAAGAAACTCCGGCAGATGTTGAATTATTAAAAAAATATCTATCTGAACATTTTTCAATTAAAGTAAATGGACAGCAAAAGGTCATAACTTTTTTATCTAAAGAAGTTGAAGCTGATGATGTTTTGGTTTGTTATTCTAGAATTAAGGATATAGATAAATTCAAAACCCTTGAGATTTCAAACACTATTTTGGTGGATTGGAACTCAGAACAGCAAAACATTACACATATTTCAGCATTCGACACAAAAAGAAGTGTTCTTTTTACAGAATCTTCAAGGAAAGAATTGTTAAAATATTAA
- a CDS encoding twin-arginine translocase TatA/TatE family subunit, whose protein sequence is MFGIGGGELVFILFIVLMLFGSDKVPEIARTMGKAMAQLKNATNDIKSEIQKGAEANGLDAKSLNDITGNINAEINNAKSNLLGDTGNLLGDTATEIEKVKEDIDTLSGPIKRQM, encoded by the coding sequence ATGTTTGGTATAGGAGGAGGAGAATTAGTTTTTATACTGTTTATAGTGCTAATGCTTTTTGGTTCAGATAAAGTGCCAGAAATTGCACGTACAATGGGAAAAGCTATGGCTCAATTAAAAAATGCAACTAATGATATTAAAAGCGAAATTCAGAAAGGAGCAGAGGCAAATGGTCTTGATGCAAAATCTCTGAACGATATTACTGGAAATATCAATGCAGAAATTAACAATGCAAAATCAAATTTACTTGGAGATACAGGAAATCTTTTAGGAGATACTGCAACTGAAATCGAAAAGGTAAAAGAAGATATTGACACTCTTTCTGGACCTATAAAACGCCAAATGTAA
- a CDS encoding phosphatase PAP2 family protein encodes MLQKIQELDKDLLIFLNGLGSETYDKLWLIITNQLYWTPFFLFLFYLIYKKIGGKQTLYLLLFIAVLIAFTDQTCNLFKHTFQRLRPCNDPEINSIIRVVQVRKSYSFFSGHAANTMAVATFLFLILKPYFKYFGFIFLWPLIFAYSRIYLGLHFPGDILTGYFFGALFGFLLYLVYRKLKPQYFPG; translated from the coding sequence ATGCTTCAAAAAATACAGGAATTAGATAAAGATCTTTTAATCTTTCTTAACGGATTAGGTTCTGAAACATACGATAAATTATGGCTTATTATTACCAATCAATTGTATTGGACGCCATTTTTCTTATTTCTATTCTATCTTATTTATAAAAAAATAGGAGGAAAACAAACCCTGTATTTATTGCTTTTTATTGCAGTTTTGATTGCTTTTACAGATCAAACCTGTAACTTATTCAAACATACTTTCCAGCGTTTGCGACCATGCAATGATCCGGAAATAAATTCAATTATTAGAGTTGTACAGGTTAGAAAATCATATAGTTTTTTCTCTGGACATGCAGCTAATACTATGGCGGTTGCGACTTTTTTATTTTTGATTCTAAAGCCCTATTTCAAATATTTCGGATTTATATTTCTGTGGCCTTTAATTTTTGCTTACAGCCGAATTTATTTAGGATTGCATTTTCCAGGTGATATTCTTACTGGCTATTTCTTCGGAGCTCTTTTCGGATTTTTGCTTTATTTAGTTTATAGAAAGCTGAAACCGCAGTATTTTCCGGGATAG
- a CDS encoding O-methyltransferase, translating to MHFISQELEDYIEQHSENEPELLAKLNKETYQKILLPRMLSGHFQGRVLSMLSKLIRPVNILEIGTYTGYAALCLCEGMQENGQLHTIDIKEELVDFQRKYFDASPWGKQIFQHLGEAVNIIPDLDLKFDLVFIDADKENYLNYWEMIVPKMNKGGIILSDNVLWSGKILEPVHPNDVSTKVLLEYNQLLKDDPRVETVLLPIRDGLTVSRVL from the coding sequence ATGCATTTTATATCTCAAGAATTAGAAGATTACATCGAACAGCATTCTGAAAATGAACCAGAATTGCTAGCGAAACTTAATAAAGAAACCTACCAGAAAATACTTTTGCCAAGAATGCTAAGCGGTCATTTTCAAGGCCGTGTTTTAAGCATGCTTTCAAAATTAATTCGTCCAGTCAATATTCTTGAAATTGGAACTTATACGGGTTATGCGGCTTTGTGTCTATGCGAGGGGATGCAGGAAAACGGACAACTTCATACCATTGATATCAAAGAAGAATTAGTCGATTTTCAGCGAAAGTATTTTGACGCATCGCCTTGGGGAAAACAAATTTTTCAGCATTTAGGGGAAGCCGTAAACATTATTCCAGATTTAGACCTGAAATTTGATTTGGTTTTTATTGATGCCGACAAAGAAAACTACTTGAATTACTGGGAAATGATTGTTCCAAAAATGAATAAAGGCGGTATCATTTTATCTGATAATGTTTTATGGAGCGGAAAAATTCTAGAACCGGTTCATCCAAACGATGTCAGCACAAAAGTGCTTTTAGAATACAATCAGCTTTTAAAAGACGATCCAAGAGTGGAGACTGTTTTATTGCCAATTCGTGATGGATTGACGGTTAGTCGTGTTCTATAA
- a CDS encoding YceI family protein, whose protein sequence is MKTNTLKLFAVVTAFLGISSFATAQKSYALDSKSTFSVAGTSTLHDWEMKSTSGTGTATLNITNGKLTDIEALTVTLLAESVKSEKKSMDKVAYETLKTDKNKNIKYVLKSAEKVNETTWELTGTYTIAGVSKVYKTSVKTTVTKDGLNLQGTNKITFTDFGMKSPTAMLGTIKTGQDLTLKFNLNFNL, encoded by the coding sequence ATGAAAACAAATACATTAAAACTTTTCGCCGTTGTAACAGCATTTTTAGGAATCAGCTCTTTTGCAACAGCACAAAAATCATATGCTTTAGATAGCAAATCAACTTTTTCTGTTGCGGGTACTTCTACACTTCACGACTGGGAAATGAAATCGACTTCTGGAACTGGAACAGCTACTTTAAACATTACTAACGGAAAACTAACAGACATTGAAGCTTTGACTGTAACTCTTTTAGCAGAAAGCGTAAAAAGCGAGAAAAAAAGCATGGATAAAGTGGCTTATGAAACTTTAAAAACAGACAAAAACAAAAACATTAAATATGTTCTTAAATCTGCTGAAAAAGTAAACGAAACAACTTGGGAACTTACAGGAACTTATACCATTGCTGGAGTTAGCAAAGTTTACAAAACCTCTGTAAAAACAACGGTTACAAAAGATGGTTTAAACCTTCAGGGAACTAACAAAATCACTTTTACAGATTTCGGAATGAAATCGCCAACGGCAATGCTTGGAACAATAAAAACAGGTCAAGACCTAACACTAAAATTCAATTTAAACTTTAATTTATAA
- a CDS encoding YceI family protein: MINLYFINMKTIQSFLLTVIFTTISLHTNAQRNYTVAANSTFEVAGTSTVHDWVMKSTEGTGTANLIIKDSKLTGINSLNVSLLAESLKSYKASMDKVAYEAMDTETHKYIEYVLKSAEKLDETTWNLTGVYTIAGVSKEFKTQVKVTTNKGSIILQGSNQITFGDFEMTPPKAALGVVKAGKDLTVIFNIILS, translated from the coding sequence ATGATTAACCTATACTTTATCAACATGAAAACAATTCAATCCTTTTTACTAACAGTAATTTTCACCACAATTTCATTACATACAAATGCACAAAGAAATTATACCGTAGCTGCAAACTCAACTTTTGAAGTAGCGGGAACCTCTACCGTACACGACTGGGTAATGAAATCTACAGAAGGAACAGGAACAGCCAATTTAATCATTAAAGACTCTAAACTGACAGGCATTAATAGTTTAAATGTTTCCTTATTGGCTGAAAGCTTAAAAAGCTACAAAGCAAGCATGGACAAAGTGGCTTATGAAGCAATGGATACCGAAACACACAAATACATTGAATATGTTTTAAAATCTGCTGAAAAGCTTGATGAAACAACTTGGAACTTAACGGGTGTTTACACTATTGCAGGCGTAAGCAAAGAATTTAAAACTCAGGTAAAAGTAACTACAAACAAAGGAAGCATCATTTTGCAAGGTTCTAATCAAATTACTTTTGGCGATTTTGAAATGACACCTCCAAAAGCTGCTTTGGGAGTTGTAAAAGCAGGAAAAGATCTAACTGTAATCTTCAATATTATCTTAAGCTAA